One Devosia lacusdianchii genomic window carries:
- a CDS encoding transaminase: MSIAASNRTSIDDLIDIEQQRFADNHPRSRALWEEGKEHFLYGGPSHWMRRWAGGFPVYVESAKGARLTDVDGKAYVDFCLGDTGGMCGHAPEAVTAAAVAQLQRGTTTMLPTEDSLWVGKELARRFGLPYWTLTTSATDANRGAIRFARMVTGRDKVLVFSGCYHGGVEEAHVEIRDGKVGLRNMIHPNGVDHARVSKVVEFNDAEGLKAALADRDVAVVLMEPLMTNFGMIPVAEGFHDLVREETRKTGTLLIIDETHTISSGPGGYTRSHGLEPDFFVAGKAIAGGIPAGIFGVSQETAERIWQAVPYVNPRQRQSAHLGIGGTLAGNALTIATMRAVLESILTEANFEVMIANAQRLAEGARGIIAKYDLPWHVTQIGARAEIMFTPEPPHNGADVIATRRGDLETLLHAFYMNEGILVTPFHTMFLMCPATTAEDVDHHTRVFEKFVQRASAAGVL, from the coding sequence ATGAGCATTGCCGCTTCCAACAGGACCAGCATCGACGACCTGATCGACATCGAGCAGCAGCGCTTTGCCGATAACCACCCCCGCTCGCGGGCGCTGTGGGAGGAAGGCAAGGAGCACTTTCTCTATGGCGGCCCCTCGCACTGGATGCGGCGCTGGGCCGGCGGTTTTCCCGTCTATGTCGAGAGCGCCAAGGGCGCGCGCCTTACTGATGTCGATGGCAAGGCCTATGTCGATTTCTGCCTCGGCGATACCGGCGGCATGTGTGGCCATGCGCCCGAGGCGGTCACGGCGGCGGCGGTGGCCCAATTGCAGCGCGGCACCACAACCATGCTGCCCACCGAAGACAGCCTATGGGTGGGCAAGGAACTGGCGCGCCGCTTCGGCCTGCCCTATTGGACCCTGACCACCTCGGCGACGGACGCCAATCGCGGCGCCATCCGCTTCGCTCGCATGGTCACCGGCCGCGACAAGGTGTTGGTTTTTTCCGGCTGCTATCATGGCGGGGTCGAAGAGGCCCATGTCGAGATCCGCGACGGCAAGGTTGGCCTTCGCAACATGATCCATCCCAATGGCGTCGATCATGCCAGGGTCTCGAAAGTGGTCGAATTCAACGACGCAGAAGGGCTGAAAGCGGCGCTGGCGGACCGCGACGTCGCGGTGGTGCTGATGGAACCGCTGATGACCAATTTCGGCATGATCCCGGTGGCGGAGGGCTTTCATGACCTCGTGCGGGAAGAGACGCGAAAGACGGGCACGCTTCTCATCATCGACGAGACCCACACCATATCGAGCGGCCCCGGCGGCTATACACGTAGCCATGGCCTTGAACCGGACTTCTTCGTCGCCGGCAAGGCGATTGCCGGGGGCATTCCAGCCGGCATATTCGGCGTTTCGCAGGAAACCGCCGAGCGCATCTGGCAGGCCGTGCCCTATGTCAATCCGCGCCAGCGCCAATCGGCGCATCTGGGCATTGGCGGCACGCTGGCCGGCAATGCGCTGACCATCGCCACCATGCGGGCCGTGCTCGAATCCATTCTCACCGAGGCTAATTTCGAGGTGATGATCGCCAATGCGCAGCGGCTTGCCGAGGGTGCACGCGGCATCATCGCCAAATACGACCTCCCCTGGCATGTCACCCAGATCGGCGCGCGGGCCGAAATCATGTTCACGCCCGAGCCGCCGCACAATGGCGCCGATGTCATCGCCACGCGGCGCGGCGACCTCGAAACGCTGCTGCACGCCTTTTACATGAACGAGGGCATTCTGGTGACCCCGTTCCACACCATGTTCCTGATGTGCCCGGCAACGACAGCGGAGGACGTCGACCACCACACGCGCGTGTTCGAGAAGTTCGTGCAGCGCGCTTCCGCTGCGGGCGTGCTGTGA
- a CDS encoding aldehyde dehydrogenase family protein, protein MNSYNLFIGGRSVPTAQHAEVKNPSTGEVVGLMPLASTAQLDEAVAAAREAFKSWSKTDDAARQRACHAIADLIQANSEDIAQLLTREQGKPLNGLGSRFEMGGAYAWTRATADLVLPVEVLQDSPDGRVELHRKPIGVVGSITPWNWPVMIACWHIIPAVRAGNTVVIKPSPLTPLSTIRLVELINQVLPPGVVNVVTGDNSIGAALSAHPDIAKMTFTGSTETGKKIMSSAVATLKRLTLELGGNDAGIVLPDADPKAIAEGLFWGAFINNGQTCAALKRLYVHDSIYDAVCEALVDFARTVPVGDGQDEANLLGPVQNEMQFNKVRDMVEDARAKGGRVLLGGTPGNGPGYFYPITLVADVDHGVWLVDDEQFGPVLPIIRYSDVDEVIARANANPAGLGGSIWSADAAKAKHYATQLECGSVWINKHGAIQPNAPFGGVKQSGFGVEFGADGLKEFTIPQAVLS, encoded by the coding sequence ATGAATTCTTACAACCTCTTCATTGGCGGCCGGTCTGTGCCGACGGCCCAGCATGCCGAAGTCAAAAATCCGTCGACGGGGGAAGTCGTCGGCCTGATGCCGTTGGCGAGCACCGCGCAACTCGACGAGGCCGTCGCTGCCGCACGCGAGGCCTTTAAGAGCTGGAGCAAGACCGATGACGCGGCGCGGCAACGCGCCTGCCACGCCATCGCAGATCTGATCCAGGCCAATTCCGAAGACATTGCCCAGCTTCTGACCCGCGAACAGGGCAAGCCGCTCAATGGCCTGGGCTCGCGCTTTGAAATGGGAGGCGCCTACGCCTGGACGCGCGCCACCGCTGATCTCGTCCTGCCCGTGGAGGTTTTGCAGGATAGCCCGGACGGAAGGGTGGAACTGCACCGCAAGCCCATCGGCGTTGTCGGCTCGATCACGCCGTGGAATTGGCCGGTGATGATCGCCTGCTGGCACATCATCCCGGCAGTGCGCGCGGGCAATACCGTGGTGATCAAGCCATCTCCTTTGACGCCGCTTTCCACCATTCGGCTTGTCGAGCTGATCAACCAGGTCTTGCCGCCGGGCGTCGTCAATGTAGTCACCGGCGATAACAGCATCGGGGCAGCGCTTTCGGCCCATCCCGATATTGCCAAGATGACCTTTACCGGCTCGACCGAGACCGGCAAGAAGATCATGTCTTCGGCCGTTGCGACGCTGAAACGCCTGACGCTTGAACTCGGTGGCAATGATGCCGGCATCGTGTTGCCCGATGCCGACCCCAAGGCGATTGCCGAGGGACTGTTCTGGGGCGCCTTCATCAACAATGGCCAGACCTGTGCGGCGCTGAAGCGCCTCTATGTGCATGACAGCATCTATGACGCGGTCTGCGAGGCGCTGGTTGACTTTGCACGCACCGTGCCGGTGGGCGATGGGCAGGACGAAGCCAATCTGCTGGGGCCGGTGCAGAACGAAATGCAGTTCAACAAGGTGCGCGACATGGTGGAGGACGCCAGGGCCAAGGGCGGGCGCGTTCTTCTCGGCGGCACGCCGGGCAATGGGCCCGGCTACTTTTATCCCATTACGCTTGTGGCCGATGTCGATCATGGCGTGTGGCTCGTGGACGACGAGCAGTTCGGGCCGGTGCTACCGATCATCCGCTATAGCGATGTCGACGAGGTCATTGCCCGCGCCAATGCCAATCCGGCGGGGCTCGGCGGTTCGATCTGGTCGGCCGATGCCGCCAAGGCCAAGCACTATGCCACCCAGCTCGAATGCGGCTCGGTCTGGATCAACAAGCATGGCGCCATCCAGCCCAATGCACCCTTTGGCGGGGTCAAGCAATCCGGCTTCGGCGTCGAATTCGGCGCGGACGGGTTGAAGGAATTCACCATTCCCCAGGCGGTGCTGAGCTGA
- a CDS encoding GMC family oxidoreductase codes for MAQFDYVIVGGGSAGCVLANRLSENPAHSVLLIESGKRDSDPWIHIPATFFKVIGKGEAIHPYASEPEPGLNGRPSIVPQGNVLGGGSSVNAMIYIRGHRNDYDLWAEQGCKGWSYDDVLPAFKSLENNETLDGPFHGRKGSLFVSNPRHRHPLSQAFVTAATEAGIPANADFNGENQAGAGFYQSTTHNGRRWSSAQAFLREAEQRKNLTILTEARVQRIVIVDKRAVAVELQDGTRHEARREIALTAGAIATPRILQLSGIGNGEELSALGIAVAADLPGVGENYQDHLEVPVQGETRDPLSILGHDKGITAALHMLNYLVRRRGLLTSNVVECGGFVDTSGTGQPDVQFHVLPTLIGFVDREPEPGHGLSINPCFLRPHSRGTIKLRSADPREKPLFNANALSDPADVETLVRAVKLSIHILEAPALKRILKRRVLPKSGIESDPQALRDYIRQTAKTVFHPSGTARMGAREDRMAVVGPDLKVHGIEGLRVCDASVMPTLVSGNTNAPVMMIAARAAAFMTGKAMAH; via the coding sequence ATGGCCCAGTTCGACTATGTCATCGTCGGTGGCGGATCGGCCGGTTGCGTGCTGGCAAACCGGCTCTCGGAAAACCCCGCGCATAGCGTCCTGCTGATTGAATCCGGCAAGCGCGACAGCGATCCCTGGATCCACATCCCGGCGACATTCTTCAAGGTTATCGGCAAGGGCGAAGCCATCCACCCCTATGCTTCCGAGCCCGAGCCGGGCCTCAATGGAAGGCCCAGTATCGTACCGCAGGGCAATGTGCTGGGCGGCGGCAGTTCGGTGAACGCGATGATCTATATTCGCGGCCATCGCAACGACTATGACCTTTGGGCCGAACAGGGCTGCAAGGGCTGGTCCTATGACGATGTGCTGCCGGCCTTCAAATCGCTCGAGAACAACGAAACGCTCGATGGGCCTTTCCATGGGCGCAAGGGCAGCCTCTTCGTCTCCAACCCGCGCCACCGCCACCCGCTGAGCCAGGCCTTTGTCACCGCCGCCACCGAGGCCGGCATTCCCGCCAATGCCGATTTCAACGGCGAGAACCAGGCCGGCGCCGGCTTCTATCAAAGCACCACGCACAATGGCCGGCGCTGGAGCTCAGCTCAGGCCTTTTTGCGCGAGGCCGAGCAACGAAAAAACCTGACCATTCTTACCGAAGCCAGGGTACAGCGCATTGTCATCGTCGACAAACGCGCCGTTGCAGTGGAATTGCAGGATGGCACAAGGCACGAGGCGCGGCGCGAGATCGCGCTCACGGCCGGCGCTATCGCCACGCCGCGCATCTTGCAGCTTTCCGGCATCGGTAATGGGGAGGAGCTGTCGGCCCTCGGCATTGCGGTGGCGGCCGATCTGCCTGGCGTGGGCGAGAATTATCAGGATCATCTGGAAGTGCCCGTGCAGGGTGAGACGCGCGACCCGCTCTCCATCCTCGGTCACGACAAGGGAATTACCGCCGCCCTCCACATGCTCAACTACCTGGTGCGGCGCCGGGGCCTGCTCACCTCCAATGTCGTGGAATGCGGCGGCTTTGTTGACACATCGGGCACAGGCCAGCCGGATGTGCAATTCCACGTGCTGCCGACGCTGATCGGCTTTGTCGATCGCGAACCCGAGCCCGGGCATGGGCTCTCGATCAATCCCTGCTTCCTGCGTCCGCACTCGCGCGGCACGATCAAGCTGCGCTCGGCCGATCCGCGCGAAAAGCCGCTGTTCAATGCCAATGCGCTCTCGGACCCGGCGGATGTGGAAACGCTGGTGCGCGCGGTGAAGCTCAGCATCCACATTCTGGAAGCGCCCGCCCTGAAACGCATCCTGAAGCGCCGCGTCCTGCCCAAGTCCGGCATCGAAAGCGATCCGCAAGCCCTACGCGACTATATCAGGCAAACGGCCAAGACCGTGTTCCATCCCTCGGGAACCGCCCGCATGGGCGCTCGCGAAGACCGCATGGCTGTGGTGGGACC
- a CDS encoding SDR family oxidoreductase, producing the protein MAFALAGKVALVTGGGRGIGAAIVTRFAEAGAKVIVANRTVEHAEDLADALSARGLDAEPLPLPGTGRAELTQLVDAIAEKHGRLDILVHNAGGCPWASLEELDEEKLDAALDINLKATFWLAQAAIPHMKRQEHGRILVTSSVSARVAMGGGAHYSAAKAGVNAFIRGAALELARTGITVNGVEPGFIAKPGRGKMGTPEMMTKLGAAIPLGHMGEPDDIAYAMLFLASDEAKYMTGQTIVVDGGSTLPETGFAVEALWGEQQ; encoded by the coding sequence ATGGCCTTTGCGCTGGCGGGCAAGGTAGCGCTGGTTACCGGTGGTGGTCGCGGCATAGGCGCGGCGATCGTCACGCGCTTTGCCGAGGCTGGCGCCAAGGTGATCGTGGCGAACCGGACGGTGGAACATGCCGAGGATCTGGCGGACGCGCTGAGCGCGCGCGGGCTCGACGCAGAGCCCCTCCCCCTGCCCGGCACCGGCCGCGCTGAACTGACCCAGCTTGTCGATGCCATTGCCGAAAAGCATGGGCGGCTCGACATTCTGGTCCACAATGCCGGAGGCTGCCCCTGGGCCAGCCTTGAAGAGCTTGACGAGGAAAAACTCGACGCCGCGCTCGACATCAACCTCAAGGCGACGTTCTGGCTGGCGCAAGCCGCCATTCCGCACATGAAGCGGCAGGAGCACGGGCGTATCCTCGTCACCTCATCGGTCTCGGCGCGCGTCGCCATGGGCGGCGGCGCGCATTATTCGGCGGCCAAGGCCGGCGTAAATGCCTTTATCAGAGGCGCGGCGCTAGAACTGGCGCGCACCGGCATCACGGTCAATGGCGTCGAGCCCGGCTTCATCGCCAAGCCGGGACGGGGCAAGATGGGGACGCCGGAAATGATGACAAAACTTGGCGCGGCCATACCCCTGGGGCATATGGGCGAGCCCGATGACATTGCCTATGCCATGCTCTTTCTGGCTTCGGACGAAGCCAAATACATGACCGGCCAGACCATCGTGGTCGATGGCGGCTCAACCCTTCCTGAAACCGGCTTTGCCGTGGAAGCGCTCTGGGGAGAGCAGCAATGA
- a CDS encoding SDR family NAD(P)-dependent oxidoreductase has product MSGRLDGKTALIVGAATGMGRATAERFAAEGANVALFGLGGALLDDVAHITKGRAVHGDVTKRAEVEAAVAGCTGRLDIVVNAAGIILADDPETVTDEGWERTFAVNTTGAMNVCRAALPLLRQRGGAIVNIASVAAFNSGPGMASYAASKAALVAYTRSIANAHGAEGVRANVLAPGWVRTPMSEMEMDELAHRNGTSREEEFELVRQRIGLKRIADAPEIAACCLFLASDEASFVTGAVLLADGGGRAPVSHRAV; this is encoded by the coding sequence ATGAGTGGTCGCCTCGACGGCAAGACAGCCCTGATCGTCGGCGCGGCGACCGGCATGGGCCGCGCCACCGCCGAGCGCTTTGCCGCGGAAGGCGCCAATGTCGCGCTGTTCGGGCTCGGCGGCGCGCTGCTCGATGACGTGGCACACATAACCAAAGGGCGGGCGGTGCATGGCGATGTCACCAAACGGGCAGAGGTGGAGGCAGCCGTTGCGGGCTGCACGGGCAGACTCGACATCGTAGTCAACGCGGCGGGCATTATCCTCGCCGATGATCCCGAAACAGTGACCGATGAAGGCTGGGAACGCACCTTTGCCGTTAACACGACGGGCGCCATGAATGTATGCCGCGCGGCGCTGCCGCTGCTCCGGCAGCGGGGCGGCGCCATCGTCAATATCGCCTCGGTCGCGGCCTTCAATAGCGGCCCCGGCATGGCTAGCTATGCCGCGAGCAAGGCGGCCCTGGTGGCCTATACCCGCTCCATCGCCAATGCCCATGGGGCCGAGGGCGTCCGCGCCAATGTGCTCGCGCCGGGCTGGGTCAGGACGCCGATGAGCGAGATGGAAATGGACGAACTGGCCCACCGCAATGGGACGAGCCGCGAGGAAGAATTCGAGTTGGTGCGCCAGCGCATCGGCCTCAAGCGCATCGCCGATGCTCCCGAAATAGCTGCTTGCTGCCTGTTTCTCGCCAGCGACGAGGCTTCGTTCGTAACCGGTGCAGTTCTGCTGGCCGATGGCGGCGGGCGCGCGCCGGTGAGCCATCGGGCGGTGTAG
- a CDS encoding helix-turn-helix domain-containing protein encodes MELLHNQSLVRQNWTATPYEQWADDLHSICGHFNPVTMARGDKVFGAARGIDVGGMSFAHVSNNLDRVHRSMEDIRRDSNEHLFLIVQIEGWCGVEHFGRQNRLEVGDCILVDSTRPTTFHFEGQFSNHLSMHLPRQVMYSDVRIDFDIARKLSSGDPMAIMLRALIAKIMSAPASSAGSSHLRELIFNATRQAFISEGEPEPVGVNDGATRRLEIVDVLIDRHLTDSELGAKWLATQVGVSIRTLQEDFQGLGVTCTTVIRDKRLRLAREKIEQIRSGQSNLTIAEVAYSTGFNDISYFNRSFKEMFDCAPRELLR; translated from the coding sequence TTGGAACTGTTGCATAATCAGAGCCTTGTCCGGCAGAACTGGACCGCGACGCCCTATGAGCAATGGGCCGACGATCTCCATTCGATCTGCGGCCACTTCAACCCGGTCACCATGGCCCGTGGGGACAAGGTTTTCGGGGCCGCGAGGGGTATCGATGTGGGAGGCATGAGCTTTGCCCATGTCTCCAACAATCTCGATCGCGTCCATCGCTCGATGGAGGACATCAGGCGCGACAGCAATGAGCACCTGTTCCTGATCGTCCAGATAGAGGGCTGGTGCGGGGTGGAGCATTTTGGACGGCAGAACCGGCTGGAGGTCGGCGACTGCATCCTGGTGGATTCAACCAGGCCCACGACCTTCCATTTCGAGGGGCAGTTTTCCAACCACCTCTCCATGCATTTGCCGCGCCAGGTGATGTATTCCGATGTGCGGATCGACTTCGACATTGCACGGAAGCTGAGTTCCGGCGATCCCATGGCGATTATGCTGCGCGCCCTCATCGCCAAGATCATGTCGGCCCCAGCCTCCAGCGCCGGCTCGTCGCATTTGCGCGAATTGATCTTCAATGCCACGCGCCAGGCCTTCATTTCCGAGGGTGAACCGGAACCGGTTGGCGTCAATGATGGCGCGACCAGGCGCCTCGAAATCGTCGATGTGCTGATCGACCGACACCTGACTGACAGCGAACTCGGGGCCAAGTGGCTTGCGACGCAGGTTGGTGTTTCGATCAGGACCCTGCAGGAAGATTTTCAAGGGCTCGGGGTGACCTGCACCACCGTCATCCGCGACAAGCGGCTCCGCCTCGCGCGGGAAAAGATCGAGCAGATCCGCAGCGGGCAATCCAACCTGACCATTGCCGAAGTGGCCTATTCCACCGGGTTCAACGACATCTCCTATTTCAACCGCAGTTTTAAGGAGATGTTTGACTGCGCCCCGCGGGAGCTGCTGCGCTGA